One genomic window of Psychrobacillus sp. INOP01 includes the following:
- the polX gene encoding DNA polymerase/3'-5' exonuclease PolX: protein MDKKTIIKTLEKIALYMELQGENPFKVSAFRKAAQVLELDDRSLSEMDNILSLKGIGAATGAVIEDLITTGESSLLMELQETVPSGLLPMLKIPGLGGKKIAKLYKELHIDSVDALKIACEEGKVQSLPGFAKKTEEKILLEIVNLQSKPERTAVWQIEPIVELIEHKLSSISLIDKFSVAGSFRRVKEASKDIDFIIATSSPQAVREELLKVLPVQKIIAAGDTKVSVTLDVEVEIDVDFRLVELNQYASALNHFTGSKDHNIKMRQIAKDQGKKISEYGVELPDGSVEHFESEEDFYAYFDLPFIPPTVREDGSEFSKLDQLPSLVKLRDIQGDFHMHTTWSDGAHSIEEMVEACRTKGYSHMVITDHSHYLKVANGLSKERLLNQIDIIHELNEKYTDIEILTGTEMDILPDGSLDFEDDVLSQLDFVIASIHSSFSQPQEKIMERLLTAVKNPYVHMIAHPTGRIIEQRDGYNPDVPTLIGWAKEYGKILELNANPYRLDLNTEYLKLAQEKGVPIAINTDAHHIDQLRYMDIGVRYAQKAWLHKDNIVNTWSFENFKEYIRNK, encoded by the coding sequence TTGGATAAGAAGACGATTATTAAAACTTTAGAAAAAATTGCGTTATATATGGAATTACAAGGAGAAAATCCTTTTAAAGTATCTGCTTTTCGAAAAGCTGCACAAGTTCTAGAATTAGATGACAGAAGTCTATCCGAAATGGATAATATTTTATCTTTAAAAGGGATTGGAGCAGCAACTGGAGCTGTAATAGAGGATTTAATCACTACTGGTGAATCCTCTTTGCTTATGGAGCTACAAGAAACAGTTCCTAGTGGTTTACTACCGATGCTAAAAATTCCAGGACTTGGCGGTAAGAAAATTGCTAAGCTTTATAAGGAATTACATATTGACTCCGTTGACGCATTGAAGATTGCGTGTGAAGAAGGAAAAGTTCAGAGTCTTCCCGGGTTTGCTAAGAAGACAGAAGAGAAAATATTATTAGAAATAGTAAACCTTCAATCTAAACCGGAACGAACTGCTGTTTGGCAAATTGAACCTATCGTAGAGCTAATTGAGCACAAACTTTCGTCCATTTCATTAATTGATAAGTTTTCTGTTGCTGGATCGTTCAGAAGGGTAAAAGAAGCGAGTAAGGATATCGATTTTATAATCGCTACAAGTTCACCACAAGCGGTTAGGGAAGAATTATTAAAAGTACTTCCTGTACAGAAGATAATTGCTGCTGGAGATACGAAAGTTTCAGTAACTCTAGATGTGGAAGTGGAGATTGATGTCGATTTCCGACTTGTGGAGTTAAACCAGTATGCCTCTGCATTAAATCATTTTACCGGTTCGAAAGACCATAATATTAAAATGCGTCAGATCGCAAAAGACCAGGGTAAGAAAATCAGTGAATATGGTGTTGAGCTACCAGATGGAAGTGTGGAGCATTTTGAATCCGAAGAAGATTTTTATGCTTATTTTGATTTACCTTTTATACCTCCAACAGTTCGTGAAGACGGATCGGAATTTTCCAAGCTAGATCAGCTACCTTCATTAGTTAAGCTAAGAGATATACAAGGCGATTTTCATATGCATACTACTTGGTCGGATGGGGCTCACTCTATAGAAGAAATGGTAGAAGCTTGCCGTACGAAGGGCTATTCACATATGGTGATTACGGATCATTCCCACTATTTAAAAGTAGCTAACGGGCTTTCTAAAGAAAGATTATTAAACCAAATTGACATCATACATGAGCTTAATGAAAAATACACAGATATTGAAATACTTACTGGTACCGAGATGGATATACTACCGGATGGCTCACTCGATTTTGAGGATGATGTGCTTTCGCAACTAGATTTTGTGATAGCTTCTATCCATTCTAGTTTTAGTCAGCCTCAAGAAAAGATTATGGAAAGACTCTTAACGGCAGTGAAAAATCCGTATGTACATATGATTGCACATCCAACTGGAAGAATAATCGAACAGAGAGATGGTTATAATCCTGATGTTCCAACTCTTATCGGATGGGCAAAAGAATATGGCAAGATTTTGGAGTTAAATGCAAATCCTTATCGTCTCGATTTAAACACAGAATATTTAAAGTTAGCGCAAGAAAAGGGTGTTCCAATAGCCATTAATACGGATGCTCATCATATTGATCAGCTGAGATATATGGATATTGGTGTTCGATATGCTCAAAAAGCCTGGTTGCATAAAGACAATATCGTGAACACTTGGTCCTTTGAGAACTTTAAGGAATATATCAGAAATAAATAG
- a CDS encoding CvpA family protein, with translation MLDIIILILLVGGLITGAKRGLIVQLIHMTGFIIALIVAYSYYKPLADKFVLWIPFPAVTAGSKLTIAVESLDLAQTFYRIIAFALIFIVVKFALQMIASMFDFLKYLPILGFVSNIVGAILGLIEFYFILFVLLYVFALLPIDFIQNLISGSVLTGWMLDHTPILSEMVKNWWYIYIEK, from the coding sequence ATGTTAGATATAATTATATTAATATTACTTGTGGGCGGTTTAATAACTGGCGCAAAGCGTGGGTTGATTGTTCAACTGATCCACATGACTGGTTTTATAATCGCACTAATAGTAGCTTACTCTTATTATAAACCACTTGCAGATAAATTTGTTTTATGGATTCCATTTCCTGCTGTAACTGCTGGTTCTAAATTGACAATTGCAGTAGAAAGTTTAGATTTGGCTCAAACATTTTATCGAATTATTGCCTTTGCGCTTATTTTTATAGTGGTGAAATTTGCCTTGCAAATGATTGCATCTATGTTTGATTTTTTAAAGTATTTACCTATTTTAGGTTTTGTAAGCAATATTGTAGGTGCAATCTTAGGACTTATCGAATTTTATTTTATTTTATTTGTATTACTATATGTGTTTGCTCTTTTACCAATCGATTTTATCCAAAATTTAATATCAGGTTCAGTTTTAACCGGATGGATGTTAGATCATACCCCGATCCTATCGGAAATGGTTAAAAATTGGTGGTATATTTATATTGAAAAGTAA
- the zapA gene encoding cell division protein ZapA: MSEQEKTRISVDIYGQNYKMVGSESSGHMRLVASIVDDKMREIHSHNSQLDIAKLAVLTAVNTVHDYIKVKEQLELLEEELKRLKD; encoded by the coding sequence TTGTCAGAACAAGAAAAAACACGAATTTCGGTTGATATATACGGACAGAATTATAAAATGGTAGGTTCTGAATCTTCAGGCCATATGAGACTAGTAGCTTCAATAGTGGATGATAAAATGAGAGAAATACATTCACATAATAGTCAGCTAGATATTGCAAAGCTTGCAGTGCTCACAGCTGTAAATACTGTACATGATTACATAAAAGTAAAAGAACAATTAGAGCTACTTGAAGAAGAATTGAAAAGGTTAAAGGACTGA
- the rnhC gene encoding ribonuclease HIII — MSNEVLLMKPNEIEKVKSHYMKFKVERSAPGVVFAAKLLDTTITIYKSGKVMFQGNGATREASLWGTSANKTIVTSVTKGDILPPNFSSLSVLGSDETGTGDYFGPITVAACFVSSEQVELVKELGVKDSKMLTDDVMRKMAPDLMATLTHSVLVLKNEKYNDIQSRGWSQGKIKALMHNQALNHVLKKMGTEKPAFILIDQFAERSIYYNHIKAEKEIIRENVLFSTKAEQLHVSVAAASIIARYAFLKEMDRLTALANTTIPKGASAKVDEIAAKIYLKYGEEFLKSITKWHFANTQKAIKLINKKKF; from the coding sequence ATGTCAAACGAAGTCTTGTTAATGAAGCCAAATGAAATAGAAAAAGTAAAATCTCATTATATGAAATTTAAGGTGGAACGCTCTGCTCCCGGTGTGGTATTTGCAGCAAAGCTATTAGATACAACAATAACTATCTATAAATCAGGCAAGGTTATGTTTCAAGGAAACGGTGCTACACGGGAGGCATCTTTATGGGGTACAAGTGCCAATAAAACAATAGTAACTAGTGTAACTAAGGGTGATATTTTACCTCCTAACTTTTCTTCTTTATCCGTTCTAGGATCTGATGAAACAGGAACTGGAGATTATTTCGGTCCAATTACGGTTGCAGCTTGTTTTGTAAGTAGCGAGCAAGTTGAGCTAGTCAAAGAATTAGGTGTCAAGGATTCTAAAATGTTAACAGATGATGTAATGCGTAAAATGGCGCCCGACTTAATGGCGACTTTAACACATAGCGTCCTAGTGTTGAAAAATGAAAAATACAATGACATTCAGTCTCGCGGGTGGTCCCAAGGAAAAATAAAAGCACTTATGCATAACCAAGCACTTAATCATGTGTTGAAAAAAATGGGTACTGAAAAACCAGCATTTATATTAATAGATCAGTTTGCGGAGCGTAGCATTTACTATAATCATATTAAAGCGGAGAAAGAAATCATACGTGAAAACGTATTGTTTTCTACAAAAGCTGAGCAGCTTCATGTTTCAGTTGCAGCGGCATCTATTATAGCAAGATATGCATTCTTAAAAGAAATGGATCGTCTAACTGCACTAGCAAATACCACGATACCAAAAGGAGCGAGTGCAAAAGTCGATGAAATCGCCGCTAAGATTTATTTGAAGTACGGAGAAGAATTTCTTAAGTCGATAACAAAATGGCATTTTGCCAATACACAAAAAGCGATTAAGCTGATAAATAAGAAAAAATTTTAA
- a CDS encoding VOC family protein, with product MKIDHLVMNVSKDVQEDKNMIDRIRSIGLPYEPKWGKGTNGFKVSNIWIGNEYFELVRIKTPDGGGWIQSWTEKYLRGHRGLIGFALEVEDIETTYQNLVRQNIQVSKPEPLKFRWFFNLFSKTMPWKNSYLSEFEGIPVQFFLQQLNDEKSKVYMQKYMVPNSKDKHINGIVEVMIYGMLTESDKKIIRALFQNYSEQDGKILITIGEQLISFVESEKHSTEVILNCTNELYSSQDVMIENVHIRNS from the coding sequence TTGAAAATCGACCATTTAGTTATGAATGTTAGCAAAGATGTTCAGGAAGATAAAAATATGATAGATAGAATTCGTTCAATAGGTTTACCATATGAGCCAAAATGGGGGAAAGGAACAAATGGATTTAAAGTATCGAATATATGGATTGGAAATGAGTATTTTGAATTGGTCAGAATTAAAACGCCAGACGGTGGAGGATGGATACAAAGCTGGACAGAAAAATACCTAAGAGGGCACAGGGGTCTTATAGGTTTTGCATTAGAAGTGGAGGATATAGAAACTACATATCAAAATCTAGTTAGACAAAACATTCAAGTTTCAAAACCTGAACCATTAAAGTTCAGATGGTTCTTCAATCTTTTTAGTAAAACAATGCCTTGGAAAAACTCATATTTATCAGAGTTTGAAGGTATCCCTGTTCAATTCTTTCTACAACAACTTAACGATGAAAAAAGTAAAGTTTATATGCAAAAATATATGGTGCCAAATAGTAAAGATAAACATATTAATGGGATAGTAGAAGTAATGATATATGGCATGTTAACAGAAAGCGATAAAAAAATTATTAGAGCCCTTTTTCAGAATTATAGTGAACAGGACGGTAAAATCCTAATAACTATTGGAGAACAATTAATTTCATTTGTAGAATCAGAGAAACATTCAACAGAAGTAATATTAAATTGCACTAATGAATTGTATTCTTCGCAAGATGTAATGATAGAAAATGTTCACATTCGAAACAGTTAA
- a CDS encoding nitronate monooxygenase family protein yields the protein MFTNNFTNLLKIDFPIIQAPMAGGITTSKFVAAVCNNGALGMIGAGYISPIQLREQIREVKELTSNSFGVNLFVPGEFEISENKIEIANRLLNRYREQLNIQEEKVTLPSVEDGFQSYMQQIQVVIEEKVPICSFTFGVPTADVMRKFKQHNVTTIGTATTVAEAISIEKLGMDAVVVQGSEAGGHRGNFIGDHEESLIGLMTLIPQVADIVNIPVIAAGGIMDGRGLMASLCSGAKAVQMGTAFLTCEESGAHPLHKEAIMHSKDGDTTLTRTFSGKWARGINNKFIMEMGEYEDTIPNFPIQNALTQSIRKASAHQNNKEYMSLWAGQNAKLARVETVEQLVQRVMNEARKVNG from the coding sequence ATGTTTACGAATAATTTTACTAACCTATTAAAAATAGACTTTCCAATTATTCAAGCTCCAATGGCAGGTGGAATTACTACTTCGAAATTCGTAGCTGCTGTTTGCAATAACGGAGCACTCGGAATGATTGGAGCAGGATATATAAGTCCAATCCAATTAAGAGAGCAAATCAGAGAGGTAAAGGAGCTAACTTCGAATAGTTTTGGTGTAAATCTATTTGTCCCTGGCGAATTTGAAATCTCGGAAAACAAGATAGAAATAGCGAATCGTTTATTAAACCGATACCGTGAGCAACTAAACATACAAGAAGAAAAGGTCACTCTTCCAAGTGTAGAAGATGGTTTTCAATCATATATGCAACAGATACAAGTAGTAATAGAAGAAAAAGTACCAATCTGTTCCTTTACATTTGGTGTTCCAACTGCTGATGTCATGAGAAAATTTAAACAACACAATGTAACTACGATTGGAACAGCTACGACTGTGGCAGAGGCAATCTCTATTGAAAAGCTTGGAATGGATGCGGTGGTTGTGCAAGGTAGTGAAGCTGGAGGGCATAGGGGAAACTTTATAGGTGATCATGAGGAAAGCTTAATCGGTTTGATGACTTTGATTCCACAAGTTGCAGACATTGTAAATATTCCAGTAATTGCAGCTGGTGGCATTATGGACGGACGGGGACTAATGGCTTCATTATGTTCAGGAGCAAAGGCTGTTCAAATGGGCACTGCTTTTTTGACTTGTGAAGAAAGTGGTGCGCATCCTTTACATAAAGAAGCAATCATGCATTCGAAGGATGGGGATACGACATTAACTCGTACATTTTCAGGAAAATGGGCAAGAGGCATTAACAATAAATTTATTATGGAAATGGGAGAATACGAAGACACTATTCCAAACTTTCCAATACAAAATGCACTAACCCAATCGATTCGAAAAGCTTCTGCACATCAAAATAACAAAGAATATATGTCACTATGGGCTGGTCAAAATGCGAAACTTGCTAGAGTTGAGACTGTGGAACAACTTGTTCAAAGAGTTATGAATGAAGCGAGAAAAGTGAATGGATAA
- a CDS encoding GrpB family protein gives MNKRKVLVEKYSTDWKKKFDEEAILLQKIFGLEIQMIHHIGSTSVNGLSAKPIIDMMPVVRDITKIDAYNEAMIAIGYEPKGENGLSGRRYFQKGGDNRTHHVHIYELGNREIERHLAFRDFLRVHPVIAKKYGDLKKALAEKFPYDIDAYINGKENLAKEIEQQAIKWYKGTEKKSI, from the coding sequence ATGAATAAACGTAAAGTATTAGTAGAAAAGTATTCAACTGATTGGAAGAAAAAGTTTGATGAAGAAGCAATACTGCTCCAAAAGATTTTTGGTTTAGAAATTCAAATGATTCATCATATTGGAAGCACGTCTGTAAATGGTTTGAGTGCAAAGCCAATTATCGATATGATGCCCGTTGTACGAGATATAACAAAAATAGATGCATATAACGAAGCAATGATTGCAATCGGCTATGAACCAAAAGGTGAAAATGGACTTTCTGGTCGTAGATACTTCCAAAAAGGAGGAGATAATCGGACGCATCATGTACATATTTATGAACTGGGCAATCGTGAAATTGAAAGACATCTTGCTTTTCGAGATTTTTTGAGAGTGCACCCGGTTATTGCAAAAAAATACGGAGATTTAAAAAAAGCATTAGCTGAGAAATTTCCATACGACATTGACGCCTATATTAATGGAAAAGAAAATCTAGCCAAGGAGATTGAACAACAAGCCATTAAGTGGTATAAGGGAACTGAAAAGAAGAGTATTTGA
- a CDS encoding DUF402 domain-containing protein, which produces MFRRYGNRSDWKRIIQREYTQSYVEKKEFTGYITLLNMKKVTEPLWVQYGEKRICIVDDNYMWLQHFPIGKNYSVTTMFDASGKIVQWYIDICYEIGIENNVPWWDDLFLDIIVLPTGEVIQQDEDELEEALESGSINHNMYDVAWEEATRITTCIKEDQFKLLGFSKIHKELLEEHLQEVKNE; this is translated from the coding sequence ATGTTTAGAAGATACGGCAATCGCTCAGATTGGAAACGAATTATTCAAAGAGAGTACACACAATCTTATGTAGAGAAAAAAGAATTTACAGGATATATCACATTATTAAATATGAAAAAGGTTACAGAGCCACTATGGGTACAGTACGGGGAAAAAAGAATTTGTATTGTAGATGATAATTACATGTGGCTACAGCATTTTCCGATAGGGAAAAATTATTCCGTCACTACGATGTTCGATGCTAGTGGGAAAATAGTGCAGTGGTATATTGATATATGTTATGAAATAGGAATCGAAAATAATGTTCCTTGGTGGGATGACTTGTTTCTAGATATTATCGTATTGCCTACAGGAGAGGTTATTCAACAGGATGAAGATGAACTGGAAGAAGCGCTTGAAAGTGGAAGTATCAATCATAATATGTATGATGTAGCATGGGAGGAAGCAACTAGAATTACTACATGTATTAAGGAAGACCAATTTAAGTTGCTTGGTTTTTCGAAGATCCATAAAGAATTGTTAGAAGAACATTTGCAAGAGGTGAAAAATGAATAA
- a CDS encoding MFS transporter, whose protein sequence is MKAHVLLKGYNFLFFGLLALFIPFLPVYLGEQGLSTSEIGIIIGTGGFVTLFAQPLWGFISDRTKTIRKVMLLLVFLTAVAGYFLFNSDSFVLLIIFALLVYFFLMPLDPLTESLNFTVSEMARISYGSIRTYGALGYAVLSLIAGFAMDYFGVSSLSILFVLLGMLSFGIVWFMPDVHASAKPVTIEGLKTVLRNKEMLLFLALVFVSSVPARMNDTFLGIHIKALGGDTSLVGIAFFLAATSEIIIFALSFWWLRKGKELEIITIATFFYFLRFFVSGFITSPIALTILQLLQMLTFPIFYTAAIQYLYNIMPKEWRATGQTVLALLFFGLSSIIASYAGGFLYKEFGGHTFYFIISALSFIGVVFGILLTIRKQKINV, encoded by the coding sequence TTGAAGGCACATGTTTTATTAAAAGGATATAATTTTTTATTTTTTGGTTTACTTGCACTTTTTATTCCTTTTTTACCTGTTTATTTAGGCGAACAGGGGTTATCTACGAGTGAAATAGGAATTATTATTGGGACCGGCGGTTTTGTGACGTTATTTGCCCAGCCTTTATGGGGTTTTATAAGTGATAGAACAAAAACTATTCGTAAAGTGATGCTTCTGCTTGTTTTTTTGACCGCAGTTGCCGGATACTTTTTATTTAACTCCGATAGCTTCGTGTTACTTATTATTTTTGCTCTGTTAGTGTATTTTTTCCTGATGCCACTTGATCCATTAACAGAGAGCTTAAATTTTACTGTTTCCGAAATGGCTCGTATTAGCTATGGTTCCATTCGCACATATGGAGCTCTAGGCTATGCAGTTTTGTCTTTAATAGCTGGATTCGCAATGGACTATTTTGGGGTAAGCAGTCTATCGATCTTATTTGTTTTATTGGGAATGCTATCGTTTGGAATTGTTTGGTTCATGCCTGATGTACATGCCTCGGCTAAACCGGTGACTATTGAGGGGTTAAAAACAGTATTACGAAACAAAGAAATGCTTCTATTTTTAGCATTAGTATTTGTAAGTTCTGTACCTGCTCGAATGAATGACACATTTTTAGGTATTCATATTAAAGCACTTGGGGGAGATACGTCCTTGGTGGGAATCGCCTTTTTCTTGGCAGCTACTAGTGAAATCATTATTTTTGCTCTTAGTTTTTGGTGGCTAAGAAAAGGTAAAGAATTGGAAATCATTACGATAGCTACGTTTTTTTACTTCTTACGTTTTTTTGTATCAGGTTTTATAACTAGCCCGATTGCTCTCACAATATTACAGTTATTGCAGATGTTAACGTTCCCTATTTTTTACACTGCTGCAATTCAGTACTTGTATAACATTATGCCAAAAGAATGGCGTGCTACGGGACAAACTGTTCTAGCATTATTATTTTTTGGATTATCTAGCATTATTGCTTCTTACGCAGGCGGATTTCTCTATAAAGAGTTTGGTGGGCATACATTTTATTTCATCATTTCAGCGTTGTCCTTCATTGGAGTAGTTTTTGGCATACTGTTGACTATTCGTAAGCAAAAAATTAATGTATGA